In one Candidatus Binatia bacterium genomic region, the following are encoded:
- the rpsO gene encoding 30S ribosomal protein S15, with product MGIAQPQRKEVIEQFRLHQTDTGSPEVQVALLSQRIDHLTEHFKLHVKDHHSRRGLLKLVGQRRRLLDYLRKNDYERYRSLIQRLGIRK from the coding sequence ATGGGGATTGCTCAGCCGCAGCGAAAAGAAGTTATTGAGCAGTTCAGACTCCATCAGACCGACACTGGCTCCCCTGAAGTCCAGGTTGCACTGTTGAGCCAGCGGATCGATCACCTTACGGAGCATTTCAAGCTCCACGTCAAGGATCACCACTCCCGCCGTGGTCTCCTCAAGCTGGTAGGGCAGAGGAGACGCCTTCTCGATTATCTCAGGAAGAACGACTACGAGAGATATCGAAGTTTGATCCAACGGTTGGGCATCAGGAAGTAG
- a CDS encoding HNH endonuclease, which yields MGEVKSFCAKAFAAAKLCSYCGRRLSFFGGRFDSKVRDYLVPLSRGGIDVPENIVASCKECQALKGDYLNYALLPLDANRRRVITDVRRYLVEIRQLVGTRPSIMDLPGSRR from the coding sequence ATGGGAGAGGTTAAATCTTTTTGCGCCAAAGCCTTCGCCGCCGCCAAGCTCTGCAGCTACTGCGGCCGCCGGCTCTCTTTTTTCGGCGGCCGGTTCGATTCGAAAGTCCGGGATTATCTGGTGCCTCTTTCGAGAGGCGGGATCGATGTCCCGGAGAATATCGTCGCCTCCTGCAAGGAGTGCCAAGCGCTCAAGGGCGACTACCTGAACTATGCGCTTCTCCCGCTCGATGCCAACCGGCGCCGCGTCATCACCGACGTCAGAAGATACCTCGTGGAGATCAGGCAGCTTGTCGGCACCCGGCCGTCCATCATGGATCTTCCCGGATCGCGACGATAG
- a CDS encoding aspartyl protease family protein: protein MKRLCGLFVIMIAALFLSAGASRAAEIIRWMDEKGVVHFTDSLKNVPQKFRATATRIPTGSRPLPAPTSADKASVKFHKQGELMVVQAMLNEKAAAKFVVDTGASYTTISQATAKQLELNLDNASGVIALQTANGVIEAPLVNVGSLDLGGLGLKDLKVAVHDVFPDPGIAGLLGLNFLSQFRVEIDNKNGVIYLEKK from the coding sequence ATGAAACGGCTGTGCGGACTCTTTGTTATCATGATCGCGGCGTTATTTCTCTCGGCCGGCGCTTCAAGGGCCGCGGAGATCATCCGCTGGATGGACGAGAAGGGAGTCGTCCATTTCACCGACAGCCTGAAAAACGTGCCGCAGAAATTCCGCGCCACAGCGACGCGAATCCCAACCGGCAGCCGGCCCCTTCCCGCGCCGACCTCCGCCGACAAGGCCTCGGTAAAGTTCCACAAGCAGGGCGAGCTGATGGTCGTGCAGGCGATGCTCAACGAGAAGGCGGCGGCGAAGTTCGTCGTCGATACCGGCGCCAGCTATACGACGATCTCACAGGCGACTGCGAAGCAGTTGGAATTAAATCTGGATAACGCTTCCGGGGTGATCGCGCTTCAGACGGCCAACGGCGTCATCGAAGCGCCGCTGGTCAACGTCGGCTCATTGGATCTCGGCGGGCTGGGGTTAAAAGATCTCAAGGTCGCGGTCCACGACGTCTTCCCCGATCCCGGCATCGCCGGCCTGCTCGGACTCAATTTCTTAAGCCAGTTCCGCGTCGAGATCGACAATAAGAACGGCGTGATCTATCTGGAAAAGAAATAA